A single region of the Sorex araneus isolate mSorAra2 chromosome 7, mSorAra2.pri, whole genome shotgun sequence genome encodes:
- the CCM2 gene encoding cerebral cavernous malformations 2 protein isoform X1, whose product MDEEGKKGKKPGIVSPFKRVFLKGEKSRDKKAHEKVTERRPLHTVVLALPERVEPDRLLSDYIEKEVKYLGQLTSIPGYLNPSSRTEILHFIDNAKRAHLLPGHLTSEHDAVISLSAYNVKLAWRDGEDTILRVPIHDIAAVSYVRDDASHLVVLKTAQGPGISPSQSLCAEGSRGLSAGSLSESGVGPVEACCLVILATESKVAAEELCSLLGQVFQVVYTESTIDFLDRAIFDGASTPTRHLSLHSDDSSTKVDMKEPYEMDASTFAFPECVHPGGVSPFSMPASPHAKTASESELSASAAELLQDYMLTLRTKLSSQEIQQFAALLHEYRDGASVHEFCINLRQLYGDSRKFLLLGLRPFIPEKDSQHFENFLETIGVKDGRGIITDSFGRYRRAMSSASASNGSRAAGSSDDQSAPSEGDEWDRMISDISNDIEALGCSMDQDSA is encoded by the exons CCTGGGATCGTGTCGCCGTTCAAACGTGTGTTCCTCAAAGGGGAGAAGAGCCGGGACAAGAAGGCGCACGAGAAGGTGACGGAGCGGCGGCCCCTGCACACGGTGGTGCTGGCCCTGCCGGAGCGCGTGGAGCCCGACCGGCTGCTGAGCGACTACATCGAGAAGGAGGTGAAG TACTTAGGTCAGCTGACGTCCATACCAGGATACCTGAATCCCTCGAGCAGGACGGAAATCCTGCACTTCATAGACAATGCCAAG AGAGCCCACCTGCTTCCTGGCCACTTGACCTCGGAGCACGATGCTGTGATCAGCCTGTCTGCCTACAACGTCAAGCTGGCCTGGAGGGACGGTGAGGATACCATCCTCAGGGTCCCCATCCACGACATCGCAGCTGTGTCCTATGTGCGGGACGACGCCTCGCACCTGGTGGTCTTGAAGACAG CTCAGGGCCCCGGCATCTCGCCCAGCCAGAGCCTGTGTGCAGAAGGTTCCAGAGGCCTCTCGGCCGGCTCCCTGTCGGAGAGTGGAGTGGGGCCCGTGGAGGCGTGCTGCCTGGTGATCCTAGCGACTGAGAGCAAG GTGGCCGCAGAGGAGCTGTGCTCCCTGCTCGGGCAGGTCTTCCAGGTGGTCTACACGGAGTCCACCATCGACTTCCTGGACAGAGCCATATTCGACGGCGCCTCCACACCCACCCGCCACCTTTCCCTGCACAGTG atgACTCCTCCACCAAAGTGGACATGAAGGAACCCTACGAGATGGATGCCAGCACTTT TGCCTTCCCCGAATGTGTGCACCCAGGCGGCGTGTCTCCCTTCAGCATGCCGGCATCTCCCCATGCCAAGACGGCCAGCGAGAGTGAGCTGAGTGCCAGCGCAGCCGAGCTGCTGCAGGACTACATGCTGACA CTGCGCACCAAGCTCTCGTCCCAGGAGATCCAGCAGTTCGCGGCGCTGCTGCACGAGTACCGGGACGGGGCGTCCGTGCACGAGTTTTGCATCAATCTGCGGCAGCTCTACGGCGACAGCCGCAAGTTCCTGCTGCTCG GTCTGCGGCCCTTCATCCCCGAGAAAGACAGCCAGCACTTTGAGAACTTCCTGGAGACCATCGGCGTCAAGGACGGCCGTGGCATCATCACCGACAGCTTCGGTCGGTACCGGCGGGCCATGAGCTCCGCCTCTGCCTCCAACGGCAGCAGGGCAGCTGGGAGTTCTGATGACCAGTCTGCACCCTCTGAGGGCGACGAGTGGGACCGCATGATCTCAGACATCAGCAACGACATCGAGGCACTGGGCTGCAGCATGGACCAGGACTCGGCGTGA
- the CCM2 gene encoding cerebral cavernous malformations 2 protein isoform X2, whose product MESEPGIVSPFKRVFLKGEKSRDKKAHEKVTERRPLHTVVLALPERVEPDRLLSDYIEKEVKYLGQLTSIPGYLNPSSRTEILHFIDNAKRAHLLPGHLTSEHDAVISLSAYNVKLAWRDGEDTILRVPIHDIAAVSYVRDDASHLVVLKTAQGPGISPSQSLCAEGSRGLSAGSLSESGVGPVEACCLVILATESKVAAEELCSLLGQVFQVVYTESTIDFLDRAIFDGASTPTRHLSLHSDDSSTKVDMKEPYEMDASTFAFPECVHPGGVSPFSMPASPHAKTASESELSASAAELLQDYMLTLRTKLSSQEIQQFAALLHEYRDGASVHEFCINLRQLYGDSRKFLLLGLRPFIPEKDSQHFENFLETIGVKDGRGIITDSFGRYRRAMSSASASNGSRAAGSSDDQSAPSEGDEWDRMISDISNDIEALGCSMDQDSA is encoded by the exons CCTGGGATCGTGTCGCCGTTCAAACGTGTGTTCCTCAAAGGGGAGAAGAGCCGGGACAAGAAGGCGCACGAGAAGGTGACGGAGCGGCGGCCCCTGCACACGGTGGTGCTGGCCCTGCCGGAGCGCGTGGAGCCCGACCGGCTGCTGAGCGACTACATCGAGAAGGAGGTGAAG TACTTAGGTCAGCTGACGTCCATACCAGGATACCTGAATCCCTCGAGCAGGACGGAAATCCTGCACTTCATAGACAATGCCAAG AGAGCCCACCTGCTTCCTGGCCACTTGACCTCGGAGCACGATGCTGTGATCAGCCTGTCTGCCTACAACGTCAAGCTGGCCTGGAGGGACGGTGAGGATACCATCCTCAGGGTCCCCATCCACGACATCGCAGCTGTGTCCTATGTGCGGGACGACGCCTCGCACCTGGTGGTCTTGAAGACAG CTCAGGGCCCCGGCATCTCGCCCAGCCAGAGCCTGTGTGCAGAAGGTTCCAGAGGCCTCTCGGCCGGCTCCCTGTCGGAGAGTGGAGTGGGGCCCGTGGAGGCGTGCTGCCTGGTGATCCTAGCGACTGAGAGCAAG GTGGCCGCAGAGGAGCTGTGCTCCCTGCTCGGGCAGGTCTTCCAGGTGGTCTACACGGAGTCCACCATCGACTTCCTGGACAGAGCCATATTCGACGGCGCCTCCACACCCACCCGCCACCTTTCCCTGCACAGTG atgACTCCTCCACCAAAGTGGACATGAAGGAACCCTACGAGATGGATGCCAGCACTTT TGCCTTCCCCGAATGTGTGCACCCAGGCGGCGTGTCTCCCTTCAGCATGCCGGCATCTCCCCATGCCAAGACGGCCAGCGAGAGTGAGCTGAGTGCCAGCGCAGCCGAGCTGCTGCAGGACTACATGCTGACA CTGCGCACCAAGCTCTCGTCCCAGGAGATCCAGCAGTTCGCGGCGCTGCTGCACGAGTACCGGGACGGGGCGTCCGTGCACGAGTTTTGCATCAATCTGCGGCAGCTCTACGGCGACAGCCGCAAGTTCCTGCTGCTCG GTCTGCGGCCCTTCATCCCCGAGAAAGACAGCCAGCACTTTGAGAACTTCCTGGAGACCATCGGCGTCAAGGACGGCCGTGGCATCATCACCGACAGCTTCGGTCGGTACCGGCGGGCCATGAGCTCCGCCTCTGCCTCCAACGGCAGCAGGGCAGCTGGGAGTTCTGATGACCAGTCTGCACCCTCTGAGGGCGACGAGTGGGACCGCATGATCTCAGACATCAGCAACGACATCGAGGCACTGGGCTGCAGCATGGACCAGGACTCGGCGTGA
- the CCM2 gene encoding cerebral cavernous malformations 2 protein isoform X5, translating into MCQAPQAIPEAPARAVTQPCPEQRAHLLPGHLTSEHDAVISLSAYNVKLAWRDGEDTILRVPIHDIAAVSYVRDDASHLVVLKTAQGPGISPSQSLCAEGSRGLSAGSLSESGVGPVEACCLVILATESKVAAEELCSLLGQVFQVVYTESTIDFLDRAIFDGASTPTRHLSLHSDDSSTKVDMKEPYEMDASTFAFPECVHPGGVSPFSMPASPHAKTASESELSASAAELLQDYMLTLRTKLSSQEIQQFAALLHEYRDGASVHEFCINLRQLYGDSRKFLLLGLRPFIPEKDSQHFENFLETIGVKDGRGIITDSFGRYRRAMSSASASNGSRAAGSSDDQSAPSEGDEWDRMISDISNDIEALGCSMDQDSA; encoded by the exons ATGTGCCAAGCTCCACAGGCCATTCCGGAAGCGCCTGCTCGTGCAGTGACACAGCCGTGCCCGGAGCAG AGAGCCCACCTGCTTCCTGGCCACTTGACCTCGGAGCACGATGCTGTGATCAGCCTGTCTGCCTACAACGTCAAGCTGGCCTGGAGGGACGGTGAGGATACCATCCTCAGGGTCCCCATCCACGACATCGCAGCTGTGTCCTATGTGCGGGACGACGCCTCGCACCTGGTGGTCTTGAAGACAG CTCAGGGCCCCGGCATCTCGCCCAGCCAGAGCCTGTGTGCAGAAGGTTCCAGAGGCCTCTCGGCCGGCTCCCTGTCGGAGAGTGGAGTGGGGCCCGTGGAGGCGTGCTGCCTGGTGATCCTAGCGACTGAGAGCAAG GTGGCCGCAGAGGAGCTGTGCTCCCTGCTCGGGCAGGTCTTCCAGGTGGTCTACACGGAGTCCACCATCGACTTCCTGGACAGAGCCATATTCGACGGCGCCTCCACACCCACCCGCCACCTTTCCCTGCACAGTG atgACTCCTCCACCAAAGTGGACATGAAGGAACCCTACGAGATGGATGCCAGCACTTT TGCCTTCCCCGAATGTGTGCACCCAGGCGGCGTGTCTCCCTTCAGCATGCCGGCATCTCCCCATGCCAAGACGGCCAGCGAGAGTGAGCTGAGTGCCAGCGCAGCCGAGCTGCTGCAGGACTACATGCTGACA CTGCGCACCAAGCTCTCGTCCCAGGAGATCCAGCAGTTCGCGGCGCTGCTGCACGAGTACCGGGACGGGGCGTCCGTGCACGAGTTTTGCATCAATCTGCGGCAGCTCTACGGCGACAGCCGCAAGTTCCTGCTGCTCG GTCTGCGGCCCTTCATCCCCGAGAAAGACAGCCAGCACTTTGAGAACTTCCTGGAGACCATCGGCGTCAAGGACGGCCGTGGCATCATCACCGACAGCTTCGGTCGGTACCGGCGGGCCATGAGCTCCGCCTCTGCCTCCAACGGCAGCAGGGCAGCTGGGAGTTCTGATGACCAGTCTGCACCCTCTGAGGGCGACGAGTGGGACCGCATGATCTCAGACATCAGCAACGACATCGAGGCACTGGGCTGCAGCATGGACCAGGACTCGGCGTGA
- the CCM2 gene encoding cerebral cavernous malformations 2 protein isoform X3 has translation MDEEGKKGKKPGIVSPFKRVFLKGEKSRDKKAHEKVTERRPLHTVVLALPERVEPDRLLSDYIEKEVKYLGQLTSIPGYLNPSSRTEILHFIDNAKRAHLLPGHLTSEHDAVISLSAYNVKLAWRDGEDTILRVPIHDIAAVSYVRDDASHLVVLKTAQGPGISPSQSLCAEGSRGLSAGSLSESGVGPVEACCLVILATESKVAAEELCSLLGQVFQVVYTESTIDFLDRAIFDGASTPTRHLSLHSDDSSTKVDMKEPYEMDASTFMPASPHAKTASESELSASAAELLQDYMLTLRTKLSSQEIQQFAALLHEYRDGASVHEFCINLRQLYGDSRKFLLLGLRPFIPEKDSQHFENFLETIGVKDGRGIITDSFGRYRRAMSSASASNGSRAAGSSDDQSAPSEGDEWDRMISDISNDIEALGCSMDQDSA, from the exons CCTGGGATCGTGTCGCCGTTCAAACGTGTGTTCCTCAAAGGGGAGAAGAGCCGGGACAAGAAGGCGCACGAGAAGGTGACGGAGCGGCGGCCCCTGCACACGGTGGTGCTGGCCCTGCCGGAGCGCGTGGAGCCCGACCGGCTGCTGAGCGACTACATCGAGAAGGAGGTGAAG TACTTAGGTCAGCTGACGTCCATACCAGGATACCTGAATCCCTCGAGCAGGACGGAAATCCTGCACTTCATAGACAATGCCAAG AGAGCCCACCTGCTTCCTGGCCACTTGACCTCGGAGCACGATGCTGTGATCAGCCTGTCTGCCTACAACGTCAAGCTGGCCTGGAGGGACGGTGAGGATACCATCCTCAGGGTCCCCATCCACGACATCGCAGCTGTGTCCTATGTGCGGGACGACGCCTCGCACCTGGTGGTCTTGAAGACAG CTCAGGGCCCCGGCATCTCGCCCAGCCAGAGCCTGTGTGCAGAAGGTTCCAGAGGCCTCTCGGCCGGCTCCCTGTCGGAGAGTGGAGTGGGGCCCGTGGAGGCGTGCTGCCTGGTGATCCTAGCGACTGAGAGCAAG GTGGCCGCAGAGGAGCTGTGCTCCCTGCTCGGGCAGGTCTTCCAGGTGGTCTACACGGAGTCCACCATCGACTTCCTGGACAGAGCCATATTCGACGGCGCCTCCACACCCACCCGCCACCTTTCCCTGCACAGTG atgACTCCTCCACCAAAGTGGACATGAAGGAACCCTACGAGATGGATGCCAGCACTTT CATGCCGGCATCTCCCCATGCCAAGACGGCCAGCGAGAGTGAGCTGAGTGCCAGCGCAGCCGAGCTGCTGCAGGACTACATGCTGACA CTGCGCACCAAGCTCTCGTCCCAGGAGATCCAGCAGTTCGCGGCGCTGCTGCACGAGTACCGGGACGGGGCGTCCGTGCACGAGTTTTGCATCAATCTGCGGCAGCTCTACGGCGACAGCCGCAAGTTCCTGCTGCTCG GTCTGCGGCCCTTCATCCCCGAGAAAGACAGCCAGCACTTTGAGAACTTCCTGGAGACCATCGGCGTCAAGGACGGCCGTGGCATCATCACCGACAGCTTCGGTCGGTACCGGCGGGCCATGAGCTCCGCCTCTGCCTCCAACGGCAGCAGGGCAGCTGGGAGTTCTGATGACCAGTCTGCACCCTCTGAGGGCGACGAGTGGGACCGCATGATCTCAGACATCAGCAACGACATCGAGGCACTGGGCTGCAGCATGGACCAGGACTCGGCGTGA
- the NACAD gene encoding NAC-alpha domain-containing protein 1, which yields MPGEAARAELPPAETEGPGRQTDLSCHVVVATSPRGEPLECALSPGPSPLGLSFLPSKTGARPPPEGASWDAGPGSAPLAWADSTEGAPSPKTPEILPAEGLLPAALEPRIVMGEETQWGAALTEPSEQEGGPCGLSPPPEPCSQGHSPVPLPTLEPESYFTPPSTPNTAWGHGQGQRDMPAESGDSPPTSPSGSYITADGDSWASSPSCSLSLLDTASGWGRSPLGPMEGEWVQPPTGQPSSSSPESSLSEDSSFSWSQEGHLDLDFLANDPMIPADLLPFQGSLIFQVDTMEVTPLPPEEQEVTSEDGDAEDDSTFASSLQSLSDLSITEGVDEAFAFRDDASATSSDPDSVSYAGADDEQLYSGEPHAQPSALLQDSDSGGPGSHVPEGESTCAPESQGPPAADDPHDLKKALGLTGPSPGIRSAETGSSTGPAPTTAATAQPLQQGAGAALGHESPTLQRELGVVHGPDSREYLEEAAAGLPEVVSPEPQQGPTGRPLLPEPNPQAPNTHAACSPGAEAGASTAQQEAGGALWQRPAPERAMDRPAGGPAPGADPRAHRASPGPRPRLHTGDRVRPPLPLEEAPRARQQGEGAPEPAREGAGQVRGAGGNPVAGRAGLGRAAAVGAQAVGDSCSEAQSGTRPAPAPPRGPCSPQPPTSRDRLSGVLTTGTALPPAHTLRQGSWEAGVEGKGPLRSLGPRPPWAAPQAAGTISGTTDTPRARQQVSLPAHSPVLSLKVPPEGDTQAKDSASRASTPCHVPPGSGPRSPARLCRPPAALPQNDQDSPEEGSGQHSDSHGESSAEPEPEEQESPRPQTAQNPAQALESGSSSEDTVAKAKQSRSEKKARKAMSKLGLRQIQGVTRITIQKSKNILFVIAKPDVFKSPASDTYVVFGEAKIEDLSQQAHRAAAEKFKMPAEPSNLVPESAPGPRVKPERKEEEEEEVDETGLELRDIELVMAQASVSRARAVRALRDSRSDIVNAIMELTM from the exons ATGCCCGGGGAGGCCGCCCGCGCTGAGCTGCCTCCGGCCGAGACAGAGGGGCCGGGGCGCCAGACAG ATCTGTCCTGCCATGTGGTGGTGGCCACCAGCCCCAGAGGGGAGCCGCTGGAGTGcgccctgagccctgggcccagccccctGGGCCTCAGCTTCCTGCCCAGCAAGACAGGTGCCAGGCCCCCACCTGAGGGAGCCAGCTGGGATGCGGGACCAGGCAGTGCCCCCCTGGCCTGGGCCGACTCCACAGAGGGTGCTCCTAGCCCCAAGACCCCTGAGATTCTGCCCGCAGAGGGCCTTCTCCCGGCCGCCCTGGAGCCTCGGATTGTGATGGGCGAGGAGACACAGTGGGGTGCTGCCCTGACAGAGCCCAGCGAGCAGGAGGGGGGGCCCTGCGGACTGAGCCCCCCACCTGAACCGTGTTCTCAGGGCCACTCTCCTGTGCCTTTGCCCACCTTGGAGCCCGAGTCCTACTTCACACCTCCGTCCACCCCCAACACCGCCTGGGGGCATGGCCAGGGCCAGCGGGACATGCCAGCAGAGTCTGGAGACTCGCCACCCACCTCGCCCTCTGGCTCCTACATCACAGCAGATGGGGACAGCTGGGCCTCatccccctcctgctccctcagCCTGCTGGACACTGCCTCGGGCTGGGGCCGCTCCCCTCTGGGGCCCATGGAGGGTGAGTGGGTGCAGCCTCCCACAGGCCAGCCCAGCTCCTCTTCCCCTGAGTCCAGCCTGTCCGAAGACAGCAGCTTTTCTTGGAGCCAGGAGGGCCACTTGGACCTGGACTTCCTGGCCAACGACCCCATGATCCCCGCTGACCTCCTGCCCTTCCAAGGCAGCCTTATCTTCCAGGTGGACACCATGGAGGTGACACCACTGCCTCCCGAGGAGCAGGAGGTGACCTCGGAGGACGGGGATGCGGAGGATGACAGCACCTTTGCCTCCTCCCTGCAGTCACTGTCTGATCTGTCCATCACCGAGGGCGTGGACGAGGCCTTCGCCTTCAGGGATGATGCCTCGGCGACCTCCTCGGACCCTGACTCTGTGTCCTATGCTGGGGCGGATGACGAGCAGCTGTATAGCGGGGAGCCACACGCTCAGCCTTCTGCTCTGCTGCAGGACAGCGACAGTGGGGGCCCGGGGTCCCATGTCCCAGAGGGCGAAAGCACCTGCGCCCCTGAAAGCCAGGGCCCCCCTGCAGCCGATGACCCCCACGATCTGAAGAAAGCCCTAGGCCTCACTGGGCCAAGTCCTGGAATCAGGAGTGCAGAGACTGGCTCCAGCACGGGACCAGCACCGACGACTGCAGCCacagcccagcccctgcagcaAGGAGCCGGGGCAGCCTTGGGCCATGAGTCCCCCACGTTGCAGAGAGAGCTGGGCGTCGTGCACGGCCCAGACTCTCGGGAATATTTGGAAGAAGCAGCCGCAGGCCTTCCCGAGGTGGTCagtcctgagccccagcagggacCGACAGGCCGGCCCCTGCTCCCGGAACCGAACCCGCAGGCCCCGAACACCCACGCAGCCTGCAGCCCAGGGGCCGAGGCTGGAGCCAGCACCGCCCAGCAAGAAGCAGGCGGGGCCTTGTGGCAGAGGCCAGCCCCCGAGAGGGCTATGGACAGACCTGCGGGAGGCCCAGCGCCCGGTGCAGACCCCCGCGCGCACCGGGCCTCACCTGGGCCCCGGCCACGCTTGCATACAGGTGACAGGGTTCGGCCCCCGCTGCCCCTGGAGGAAGCCCCAAGGGCCAGGCAGCAGGGTGAAGGGGCCCCAGAGCCAGCGAGGGAGGGTGCTGGGCAGGTCCGCGGGGCGGGGGGAAACCCAGTGGCGGGGAGGGCAGGCCTAGGGCGCGCTGCGGCGGTGGGCGCACAGGCCGTGGGGGACTCATGCTCAGAGGCTCAGTCCGGGACGCGCCCTGCACCCGCCCCACCCCGAGGCCcctgctcccctcagccccccacttCTCGGGACAGGCTCTCAGGTGTCCTCACCACGGGGACAGCGCTGCCCCCCGCACACACTCTTCGCCAGGGCTCCTGGGAAGCCGGGGTGGAAGGGAAAGGGCCCCTACGCTCTCTGGGCCCCCGGCCGCCCTGGGCAGCCCCGCAGGCAGCGGGCACCATCTCAGGGACCACGGACACTCCCAGGGCCAGGCAGCAGGTCAgtctccctgcccactccccggTCCTCAGCCTCAAGGTGCCCCCCGAGGGGGACACCCAAGCCAAAGACTCCGCCTCCAGGGCTTCGACCCCCTGCCACGTGCCTCCTGGTTCTGGGCCCCGGAGCCCAGCCCGCCTGTGCCGACCCCCGGCCGCGCTGCCCCAGAATGACCAGGACAGCCCAGAAGAAG GCTCCGGCCAGCACTCGGACAGCCACGGCGAGTCGTCAGCCGAGCCCGAGCCGGAGGAGCAGGAGTCCCCCAGACCTCAGACGGCACAAAACCCCGCACAG gctCTGGAGAGCGGCAGCAGCAGTGAGGACACAGTAGCTAAAGCCAAGCAGAGTCGCAGTGAGAAGAAAGCCCGGAAG GCGATGTCCAAGCTGGGCTTGCGGCAGATCCAGGGGGTCACCAGGATCACCATCCAGAAGTCCAAGAACATCCTGTTCGTCATTGCCAAGCCCGACGTCTTCAAGAGCCCAGCCTCAGACACTTACGTGGTCTTCGGGGAGGCCAAG ATTGAGGACCTGTCCCAGCAAGCGCACAGAGCTGCCGCCGAGAAGTTCAAGATGCCCGCAGAGCCCTCCAACCTGGTACCTGAGTCTGCGCCCGGACCGAGGGTGAAGCCCGAgcgcaaggaggaggaggaggaagag GTGGACGAGACAGGCCTGGAGCTGCGGGACATCGAGCTGGTGATGGCACAGGCCAGCGTGTCCAGGGCCAGGGCAGTGCGGGCCCTGAGGGACAGCCGGAGCGACATCGTGAATGCCATCATG GAGCTGACCATGTAG
- the CCM2 gene encoding cerebral cavernous malformations 2 protein isoform X4 gives MDEEGKKGKKPGIVSPFKRVFLKGEKSRDKKAHEKVTERRPLHTVVLALPERVEPDRLLSDYIEKEVKRAHLLPGHLTSEHDAVISLSAYNVKLAWRDGEDTILRVPIHDIAAVSYVRDDASHLVVLKTAQGPGISPSQSLCAEGSRGLSAGSLSESGVGPVEACCLVILATESKVAAEELCSLLGQVFQVVYTESTIDFLDRAIFDGASTPTRHLSLHSDDSSTKVDMKEPYEMDASTFAFPECVHPGGVSPFSMPASPHAKTASESELSASAAELLQDYMLTLRTKLSSQEIQQFAALLHEYRDGASVHEFCINLRQLYGDSRKFLLLGLRPFIPEKDSQHFENFLETIGVKDGRGIITDSFGRYRRAMSSASASNGSRAAGSSDDQSAPSEGDEWDRMISDISNDIEALGCSMDQDSA, from the exons CCTGGGATCGTGTCGCCGTTCAAACGTGTGTTCCTCAAAGGGGAGAAGAGCCGGGACAAGAAGGCGCACGAGAAGGTGACGGAGCGGCGGCCCCTGCACACGGTGGTGCTGGCCCTGCCGGAGCGCGTGGAGCCCGACCGGCTGCTGAGCGACTACATCGAGAAGGAGGTGAAG AGAGCCCACCTGCTTCCTGGCCACTTGACCTCGGAGCACGATGCTGTGATCAGCCTGTCTGCCTACAACGTCAAGCTGGCCTGGAGGGACGGTGAGGATACCATCCTCAGGGTCCCCATCCACGACATCGCAGCTGTGTCCTATGTGCGGGACGACGCCTCGCACCTGGTGGTCTTGAAGACAG CTCAGGGCCCCGGCATCTCGCCCAGCCAGAGCCTGTGTGCAGAAGGTTCCAGAGGCCTCTCGGCCGGCTCCCTGTCGGAGAGTGGAGTGGGGCCCGTGGAGGCGTGCTGCCTGGTGATCCTAGCGACTGAGAGCAAG GTGGCCGCAGAGGAGCTGTGCTCCCTGCTCGGGCAGGTCTTCCAGGTGGTCTACACGGAGTCCACCATCGACTTCCTGGACAGAGCCATATTCGACGGCGCCTCCACACCCACCCGCCACCTTTCCCTGCACAGTG atgACTCCTCCACCAAAGTGGACATGAAGGAACCCTACGAGATGGATGCCAGCACTTT TGCCTTCCCCGAATGTGTGCACCCAGGCGGCGTGTCTCCCTTCAGCATGCCGGCATCTCCCCATGCCAAGACGGCCAGCGAGAGTGAGCTGAGTGCCAGCGCAGCCGAGCTGCTGCAGGACTACATGCTGACA CTGCGCACCAAGCTCTCGTCCCAGGAGATCCAGCAGTTCGCGGCGCTGCTGCACGAGTACCGGGACGGGGCGTCCGTGCACGAGTTTTGCATCAATCTGCGGCAGCTCTACGGCGACAGCCGCAAGTTCCTGCTGCTCG GTCTGCGGCCCTTCATCCCCGAGAAAGACAGCCAGCACTTTGAGAACTTCCTGGAGACCATCGGCGTCAAGGACGGCCGTGGCATCATCACCGACAGCTTCGGTCGGTACCGGCGGGCCATGAGCTCCGCCTCTGCCTCCAACGGCAGCAGGGCAGCTGGGAGTTCTGATGACCAGTCTGCACCCTCTGAGGGCGACGAGTGGGACCGCATGATCTCAGACATCAGCAACGACATCGAGGCACTGGGCTGCAGCATGGACCAGGACTCGGCGTGA